From the genome of uncultured Cohaesibacter sp., one region includes:
- a CDS encoding isoprenyl transferase has translation MAGQPSFADAPILDAVCIPRHLAVIMDGNGRWAKARKLSRTQGHRQGVVAVREIVANAAKLGIQYLTLFSFSSENWSRPASEIADLLGLLKLFIRKDLSTLHKQNVRVLVIGGRANLPSDIVSLLEEAESRTANNSGLTLVIAFNYGARSEMTDMVRRLAKEVQEGRLAPEQINEDMISSTLYSASIPDPDVIIRTSGEKRLSNFLLWQAAYSEFVFVDCNWPDFDEHQLLLALAEYGRRNRRFGGLAEEDRQDSSKIVASGG, from the coding sequence ATGGCTGGGCAACCAAGTTTTGCTGATGCCCCCATCCTTGATGCTGTCTGCATTCCGCGCCATCTGGCCGTGATCATGGACGGCAACGGTCGATGGGCCAAGGCACGCAAGCTCTCCAGAACACAAGGGCACCGGCAAGGTGTTGTTGCTGTGCGGGAGATCGTGGCCAATGCCGCCAAACTCGGGATCCAGTATCTGACCCTGTTCAGCTTCAGCTCCGAAAACTGGTCGCGACCGGCCTCTGAGATCGCTGACCTGTTGGGCCTGTTAAAGCTTTTTATCCGCAAGGACCTTTCGACGCTTCACAAACAGAATGTTCGGGTTCTGGTGATCGGGGGGCGGGCTAACCTGCCATCCGATATCGTGTCCTTGCTGGAGGAGGCTGAAAGCCGCACGGCCAACAATTCCGGACTGACCCTCGTGATTGCCTTCAATTATGGTGCTCGCAGCGAAATGACGGACATGGTCCGGCGTCTGGCGAAAGAGGTTCAGGAGGGGCGTCTTGCTCCCGAGCAGATCAATGAGGACATGATTTCCTCTACCCTCTATTCTGCCAGCATTCCCGATCCTGATGTGATCATTCGCACGAGCGGTGAAAAGCGACTGTCTAACTTTTTGCTCTGGCAGGCTGCCTATTCGGAGTTTGTGTTTGTGGACTGCAATTGGCCTGATTTCGACGAGCATCAGCTTTTGCTAGCGCTTGCGGAGTATGGCAGACGCAATCGCCGCTTTGGCGGTCTGGCTGAAGAAGACCGGCAGGACAGTTCAAAAATCGTCGCTTCTGGCGGTTAA
- a CDS encoding phosphatidate cytidylyltransferase: MPAEIGLLKDAGTLVEDQALGHNQEPLITESAEPAKQGSGWSDLAVRAVSGVVLAVLAFAATWWGGLPFSLLFGLGALLIYREWVAIVGEAPFGIPAVIGYLCVAGSLVCLYVGAWQASLIIPLIGAGFLFFARCSYPYARWCASGILYAAAFGFSAIALRLDEANGFAAIIILFAIVWGTDVAAYFVGKSLGGPKLWPRVSPKKTWSGSVGGLVVGVAFATLVAFVLDVKLSLFLVLMLAFLSILSQLGDLAESHMKRLFNVKDSGTLIPGHGGVMDRVDGLVFAMVAAAVIGFAAGRFGSLATDFLIW; encoded by the coding sequence ATGCCTGCTGAGATAGGCCTGCTGAAGGATGCGGGCACGCTGGTGGAGGACCAAGCGCTGGGCCACAATCAAGAACCATTGATCACGGAGTCTGCTGAGCCGGCCAAACAGGGAAGTGGTTGGTCAGATCTCGCCGTCCGCGCCGTCTCTGGCGTCGTGCTGGCTGTCCTTGCCTTTGCTGCGACCTGGTGGGGCGGGTTGCCCTTCTCACTGCTGTTCGGGCTCGGAGCACTGTTGATCTATCGTGAATGGGTGGCGATTGTGGGCGAGGCACCGTTCGGTATTCCCGCCGTGATCGGCTATCTCTGTGTCGCCGGATCGCTCGTTTGTCTCTATGTAGGTGCCTGGCAGGCCAGTCTGATCATCCCGTTGATCGGGGCAGGGTTCCTGTTCTTTGCCCGTTGTTCCTACCCTTATGCCCGCTGGTGCGCGTCGGGGATCCTCTATGCTGCGGCGTTCGGTTTTTCAGCCATCGCGTTGAGGCTGGATGAGGCCAACGGCTTTGCCGCTATCATCATTCTTTTTGCCATCGTATGGGGGACGGACGTCGCGGCCTATTTCGTTGGCAAGAGCCTTGGTGGTCCGAAATTGTGGCCGAGGGTTTCTCCCAAGAAGACCTGGTCTGGTTCTGTCGGCGGTCTTGTGGTCGGGGTGGCGTTTGCAACCCTCGTTGCCTTCGTGCTGGATGTGAAACTAAGTCTGTTTCTGGTCCTGATGCTCGCGTTTCTGTCAATCCTGTCGCAACTGGGAGATTTGGCGGAGTCCCACATGAAGAGACTGTTCAACGTCAAGGATTCGGGAACCCTCATTCCTGGCCATGGTGGGGTGATGGATCGGGTCGATGGTCTTGTTTTTGCCATGGTGGCGGCAGCCGTCATCGGTTTTGCTGCTGGGCGCTTCGGGTCTCTGGCGACAGATTTTCTCATATGGTGA